The Neobacillus sp. OS1-2 genome includes a window with the following:
- the zwf gene encoding glucose-6-phosphate dehydrogenase encodes MIFGATGDLAKRKLFPSLYRLFSKNKLNKFAVIGVARRTLSNDEFQKSVKESVVSALGNKDNLDQFISHFYYQSHDVADSSSYIQLRKFADEIDENYQLEGNRIFYLAMAPEFFGPIAVHLKSDGLTEVKGYKRLVIEKPFGHDLASAKELNKQIRSAFLEKEVYRIDHYLGKEMVRNIEVIRFANAIFEPLWNNRYISNIQITSSETLGVEERGRYYETSGALRDMLQNHMLQMVALLAMEPPINLTTDEIRSEKVRVFRALRTVEGDEVNDYFVRGQYGEGVIEDKKVPKYRDEVMVDQESNTETFVAGKIMIDNFRWAGVPFYIRTGKRMTTKSTKIVIQFKDIPMNLYYQTDKLLNPNLLVIHIQPEEGITLHLNAKKAGGHLDAQEVKLSFANTGVHAMNTPEGYEKLLYDCMRGDATNFTHWDEVAYSWAFVDKISEAWEKTKANFPNYESGSMGPKEADELLEQDGRFWWPVTGLDVDICK; translated from the coding sequence ATGATTTTTGGTGCAACGGGTGATTTAGCAAAACGAAAGTTATTTCCTTCCCTTTATCGCTTATTTTCAAAAAACAAACTAAATAAATTTGCGGTGATTGGTGTGGCGCGAAGAACTTTATCCAACGATGAGTTCCAGAAGTCTGTAAAGGAATCCGTGGTATCTGCTTTAGGGAATAAGGATAATCTTGATCAATTTATCTCCCATTTTTACTATCAGTCACATGATGTAGCAGATTCAAGCTCATACATACAGTTAAGGAAGTTTGCTGACGAGATAGACGAAAATTATCAGCTTGAAGGGAACCGCATTTTTTATCTAGCCATGGCACCGGAATTTTTCGGCCCCATTGCTGTGCATCTAAAATCGGATGGGCTTACAGAGGTCAAAGGCTATAAACGGCTTGTAATTGAAAAACCCTTTGGACACGACTTAGCATCTGCCAAGGAATTAAACAAGCAAATTAGAAGTGCTTTTTTAGAAAAAGAGGTCTACCGAATTGACCATTATTTGGGGAAAGAGATGGTTCGAAACATCGAAGTGATTCGTTTTGCCAATGCCATCTTTGAACCACTATGGAATAACCGATATATTTCCAATATTCAAATCACATCAAGTGAAACACTTGGGGTCGAAGAACGCGGCCGTTATTACGAAACAAGCGGAGCCTTACGGGATATGTTGCAAAACCATATGCTGCAAATGGTAGCGCTACTTGCAATGGAACCTCCAATTAATCTGACAACTGATGAAATCCGGTCTGAAAAAGTGAGAGTATTCCGGGCGTTAAGAACAGTCGAAGGGGATGAAGTGAATGACTATTTCGTCCGCGGCCAATATGGCGAAGGCGTAATAGAAGATAAGAAAGTTCCAAAATATCGTGATGAGGTCATGGTGGATCAAGAATCCAATACCGAAACCTTTGTTGCCGGCAAAATCATGATTGATAATTTCCGTTGGGCGGGTGTACCTTTTTACATCCGTACTGGTAAACGAATGACCACAAAGTCAACAAAAATTGTGATTCAATTTAAGGACATTCCGATGAATTTATATTATCAAACTGATAAATTGCTAAATCCAAATTTACTCGTGATTCATATTCAACCGGAGGAAGGGATAACCCTGCACCTGAATGCCAAAAAAGCAGGCGGGCATTTGGATGCGCAGGAAGTGAAATTGAGCTTCGCTAATACAGGGGTTCATGCGATGAATACGCCCGAAGGTTATGAAAAACTTCTATATGATTGTATGCGCGGCGATGCCACCAATTTCACTCATTGGGATGAAGTTGCCTATTCTTGGGCTTTTGTTGATAAAATTTCAGAAGCATGGGAAAAGACAAAAGCCAACTTTCCTAATTATGAGTCCGGGTCAATGGGGCCTAAGGAAGCGGATGAACTGTTAGAACAAGACGGCAGATTCTGGTGGCCAGTAACGGGTTTAGATGTAGATATATGTAAGTAA
- a CDS encoding DNA polymerase IV has translation MKEMYPKNGRVILHVDMNSFYASVEMAYDPTLKGKPLAIAGNVEERRGIIVTCSYEARKFGVKTTMPLWEAKKLCPQLIVRSPNFDRYRAASMGMFEILRKYTALVEPVSIDEGYLDITESFEFGSPIEIAESIQKRVFEQLDLPCSIGIAPNKFLAKMASDMKKPMGITILRKRDIPKVLWPLNTNEMHGVGKKTAEKLTTIAIYTIGDLAKGNEIQLKSLLGINGLRIKDRANGIDHRPVDPDSIEEFKSIGNSTTLPRDISNQQELFHVLEALAETVSIRLKRKNVLASALAITIRYKDRKTITRSKKLPNPIHQKEEVAAFAKQLFLKSWNGDQVRLLGITGNDLVDQDHAYRQLDLFSYEKDAKKEPLLKTLSSLRDKYGKNIIANAGSRNVDPNHKIGTGTSFNKDFLRSFSEKNKEDD, from the coding sequence GTGAAGGAAATGTATCCAAAGAACGGACGAGTCATTTTACATGTTGATATGAACAGCTTTTACGCTTCAGTTGAAATGGCTTATGACCCGACACTGAAAGGCAAACCATTGGCCATTGCCGGAAACGTTGAGGAGCGTAGAGGAATTATTGTCACCTGTAGCTATGAAGCAAGGAAGTTTGGCGTCAAAACAACGATGCCACTTTGGGAAGCGAAAAAGCTTTGTCCACAGTTAATTGTGAGGAGTCCCAATTTTGATCGATACAGAGCGGCATCGATGGGCATGTTTGAAATTCTTAGAAAATATACTGCACTCGTTGAACCTGTTTCCATCGATGAGGGGTATCTGGATATCACAGAAAGCTTTGAATTTGGCAGTCCGATTGAAATCGCCGAAAGTATTCAAAAACGAGTCTTTGAGCAGCTTGATTTACCTTGCAGTATCGGTATTGCCCCCAATAAATTTTTAGCTAAAATGGCGTCTGATATGAAGAAACCAATGGGGATAACCATCCTTCGTAAGCGTGATATTCCCAAGGTACTATGGCCCTTGAATACGAATGAAATGCATGGGGTTGGAAAAAAGACCGCGGAAAAACTGACAACGATAGCTATCTACACCATCGGTGATTTAGCAAAAGGAAATGAAATCCAACTGAAATCTCTCCTCGGCATTAATGGGCTTCGAATAAAAGACCGTGCAAATGGAATTGATCACCGCCCAGTTGACCCAGATTCAATAGAGGAATTTAAAAGTATTGGGAATTCAACCACACTACCTCGAGATATTAGCAACCAACAAGAGCTTTTTCATGTGCTGGAAGCATTAGCGGAAACAGTTTCGATAAGGCTAAAGCGGAAAAATGTCCTAGCATCTGCATTAGCCATCACAATCCGGTATAAAGATCGGAAGACGATTACCAGAAGCAAAAAACTTCCGAATCCTATTCATCAAAAAGAAGAGGTTGCTGCGTTTGCCAAACAGCTTTTTCTAAAATCCTGGAATGGTGACCAGGTCCGGTTATTGGGGATTACTGGTAATGATTTAGTCGACCAAGATCATGCATACAGACAGTTAGATTTGTTTTCTTATGAGAAGGATGCAAAGAAAGAACCGCTGCTTAAAACACTTTCAAGTCTTCGCGATAAATATGGGAAAAATATTATTGCAAATGCAGGATCCCGTAATGTTGATCCTAATCATAAAATTGGAACTGGTACAAGCTTTAATAAAGACTTTCTTCGCTCTTTTTCTGAAAAAAATAAAGAAGATGATTAA
- a CDS encoding tripeptidase T, which yields MVNQERLLNEFLELVQIDSETKYETEIAKVLKQKFTDLGLEVFEDDTTAVTGHGAGNLVCTLPATKEGVDPIYFSCHMDTVTPAKGVKPSIKDGYVVTDGTTILGADDKTGISVMLETIRLLKENNLPHGLIQFVISVGEESGLHGAKALDPSLLKAKYGYALDSDGLVGNVVVAAPTQAKVTAVIYGKTAHAGVAPEKGVSAITIAAKSIARMPLGRIDHETTANIGRFAGGQATNIVCDRVDILAEARSLIPEKMDAQVSKMKEAFETVAVEMGGKAEVKVEIMYPGFKFGEGDHVVEIARKAAAKIGRSCELQHSGGGSDANVFNGFNIPTVNLAVGYEEIHTTNERMPLEELYKLAEMTIAIIDEVNNQ from the coding sequence ATGGTGAATCAAGAACGTCTTTTGAATGAATTTTTAGAACTAGTACAAATTGACTCGGAAACGAAATATGAGACTGAAATTGCAAAGGTTTTAAAGCAAAAATTTACCGACTTAGGTCTTGAGGTTTTTGAGGATGATACAACGGCTGTAACGGGCCATGGAGCTGGGAACTTAGTTTGCACCCTGCCTGCGACGAAAGAGGGAGTAGATCCGATTTATTTTTCCTGCCATATGGATACCGTAACACCTGCAAAAGGTGTTAAGCCATCGATTAAGGATGGATATGTTGTGACCGATGGTACAACGATTTTAGGGGCAGATGATAAGACAGGTATATCTGTAATGCTTGAAACCATCCGTCTGTTAAAAGAAAACAATCTACCACATGGTTTAATTCAATTTGTGATCTCTGTCGGAGAAGAGTCTGGTCTGCATGGCGCGAAGGCACTAGATCCATCATTATTAAAGGCGAAATATGGTTATGCCCTTGATAGTGACGGTTTAGTAGGTAATGTGGTCGTTGCCGCTCCAACCCAGGCAAAGGTAACAGCTGTTATTTACGGTAAAACAGCCCATGCGGGTGTTGCACCTGAAAAAGGTGTTTCGGCGATAACCATCGCAGCTAAATCCATTGCAAGGATGCCGCTAGGTAGAATTGACCATGAAACGACTGCAAATATTGGCAGATTTGCAGGTGGGCAAGCTACTAATATCGTCTGTGACCGCGTTGATATTTTAGCGGAAGCACGTTCACTTATTCCGGAAAAAATGGATGCACAGGTCAGCAAAATGAAAGAGGCATTTGAAACAGTTGCAGTAGAGATGGGCGGCAAAGCAGAAGTTAAAGTGGAAATCATGTATCCAGGCTTTAAATTTGGCGAGGGCGACCATGTTGTCGAAATCGCTCGCAAAGCAGCAGCCAAAATTGGCCGCAGTTGTGAATTGCAGCATAGTGGTGGCGGAAGTGATGCCAATGTATTTAACGGTTTCAACATCCCAACTGTAAACCTTGCAGTCGGCTATGAAGAAATCCACACAACAAACGAACGCATGCCGCTTGAAGAATTATACAAACTTGCAGAAATGACGATTGCGATTATTGATGAAGTAAATAATCAATAA